The following are encoded together in the Phaseolus vulgaris cultivar G19833 chromosome 9, P. vulgaris v2.0, whole genome shotgun sequence genome:
- the LOC137822549 gene encoding uncharacterized protein, giving the protein MELQTLCCALPSQPLHSNHRTLSPPFATHASFSNQRQTFRFGNGSKCLKWVIREPPVLGLNKFLTLLVHASDSNLNGGLEVHSNKSSTVLGSTFNGEEPFHGKSGSVSFCGLTHQSIEEGKSESAPFGEKGGSFLWALAPTAFIASLILPQFFVDNVVEAFLNDTIFIDTVSLFTHDALFYVGLATFLYVTDRVQRPYLQYSSKRWGLITGLRGYLFSAFLTMGLKIVAPVVLLFATWSAVGMAGVVAVTPFLFGCVVQIAFEKVLDNRGSACWPLVPAIFEVYRLHQLTKAANFAEKLLLSLKGLPPSAELVERTGGLFALLMSFQLLGLVCLWSLMTFLLRLFPSRPVADHY; this is encoded by the exons ATGGAACTTCAAACCCTTTGTTGCGCTCTTCCCTCTCAACCCCTTCACTCCAATCATCGGACTCTATCACCACCGTTCGCAACACACGCTTCATTTTCTAATCAAAGACAAACATTTCGGTTTGGAAACGGTTCAAAAT GTTTAAAATGGGTGATTAGGGAACCTCCAGTGTTGGGATTGAACAAATTCCTGACGCTTCTTGTTCATGCTTCTGATTCCAATTTAAATGGAGGCTTGGAAGTTCATTCAAACAAAAGTTCTACTGTGCTGGGTAGTACGTTTAACGGAGAAGAACCGTTTCATGGTAAATCAGGTTCTGTCTCTTTTTGTGGGTTGACACACCAGTCGATAGAAGAAGGGAAATCGGAATCTGCCCCCTTCGGAGAAAAGGGTGGCTCTTTCTTATGGGCCTTAGCTCCTACGGCGTTCATTGCATCTTTGATTCTGCCACAGTTCTTCGTTGACAATGTGGTGGAGGCTTTTCTTAATGATACGATTTTCATAG ATACTGTGAGTTTGTTCACTCATGATGCCCTGTTCTACGTTGGACTAGCGACATTCTTGTATGTGACTGATCGTGTCCAGAGGCCTTATTTGCAGTACAGCTCCAAAAGATGGGGTCTTATCACTGGCCTCAGGGGATACTTGTTCTCCGCTTTTTTAACAATGGGTTTGAAGATTGTTGCTCCTGTTGTTCTTTTGTTTGCAACCTGGTCAGCCGTTGGCATGGCAGGAGTTGTTGCTGTAACTCCTTTTTTATTTGGCTGTGTTGTACAAATTGCATTTGAGAAAGTTTTGGACAATCGTGGGTCAGCTTGCTGGCCTCTAGTTCCTGCTATATTTGAG GTATACAGACTGCATCAGCTTACAAAAGCTGCTAATTTTGCTGAGAAGTTGTTATTATCTTTGAAGGGTCTTCCTCCGAGCGCAGAATTGGTAGAACGAACTGGAGGTTTGTTCGCATTGTTGATGTCTTTTCAATTACTGGGGCTTGTGTGCCTTTGGTCATTGATGACGTTTCTTTTGAGGCTATTCCCTTCTAGACCTGTAGCAGATCATTACTGA